A window from Leptothermofonsia sichuanensis E412 encodes these proteins:
- a CDS encoding site-2 protease family protein, translating to MITAITVLLALGFLGWGFYRARPFGRLGLLAWAQSVVLMAPWILAFSLTAVGIYLNLVAVLFMFVLSTGLYIYLGKRLRTLSQDAALSRRVSEVPSTQQSGSSESLPQGASAENQSENLTPDLKTLSGEEIVPIPADDLRIIQGIFGIDTFFVTETIPYQEGAVFRGNLRGEPEAVYSKLSASLQERLEDRYRLFLVEDQSNKPVVIVLPSSRDPKPMTVFQKVIAGVLLLVTFAASLESAGLMRNFDFFSTPNRFVEAFPLSLGILSVLAVHEIGHWVLAKRYNVRLSLPFFIPTWQIGSFGALTRFESLLPNRTVLFDVAFAGPAAGGLLSLGMLLTGLVLSHQGSVFQLPTEFFKGSILVGTLARLVLRESLQQPLVDVHPLVILGWLGLVITALNLMPAGQLDGGRIVQAIYGRKVAGRTTIGTIIVLGLFAIFNPLALYWAIVVLFLQRELERPTLNDLTEPDDTRAGLALLALFLTIATLLPITPGLAGRLGIGT from the coding sequence ATGATTACTGCAATCACTGTTCTGCTTGCGCTGGGCTTCTTAGGGTGGGGGTTTTACCGCGCCAGACCATTTGGCAGGTTAGGGCTGCTTGCCTGGGCGCAGTCGGTTGTACTGATGGCTCCCTGGATTCTGGCATTTAGTCTGACAGCCGTTGGAATTTACCTGAATCTGGTGGCAGTTCTGTTTATGTTTGTTCTGTCAACTGGACTCTACATTTACCTGGGCAAACGGCTCAGAACCCTCAGTCAGGATGCTGCCCTATCTCGCCGGGTTTCTGAAGTCCCCAGTACGCAACAGTCAGGTTCTTCTGAAAGTCTGCCTCAGGGGGCATCTGCTGAGAATCAGTCTGAAAATCTGACTCCTGACTTAAAAACGCTCAGTGGAGAGGAGATTGTTCCCATTCCAGCAGACGACCTGCGAATAATTCAGGGCATCTTTGGGATTGATACTTTCTTTGTAACTGAAACTATCCCTTACCAGGAAGGGGCGGTTTTCCGGGGTAATCTGCGGGGGGAGCCTGAGGCGGTGTACAGCAAACTATCTGCCAGTTTGCAGGAGCGTTTAGAAGACCGTTATCGGTTGTTTCTGGTTGAAGACCAGAGTAACAAACCCGTTGTGATTGTACTGCCAAGCAGTCGTGACCCTAAACCCATGACGGTATTCCAGAAAGTGATTGCCGGGGTGTTGCTGCTGGTAACCTTTGCTGCCAGCCTGGAAAGTGCTGGACTGATGCGGAATTTTGATTTCTTCAGTACACCAAATCGCTTCGTGGAAGCTTTTCCCCTGTCGCTTGGCATTCTGAGTGTCCTGGCAGTCCATGAAATAGGGCACTGGGTACTGGCAAAACGCTACAACGTGCGTCTGAGCCTCCCATTTTTTATTCCTACCTGGCAAATTGGGTCTTTTGGTGCCCTGACTCGATTTGAATCTCTGCTCCCCAATCGCACGGTCTTATTTGATGTTGCATTTGCGGGTCCAGCAGCCGGTGGCTTGCTTTCCCTGGGAATGTTGCTAACCGGGTTGGTGTTATCTCATCAGGGCAGTGTGTTCCAGTTGCCAACCGAGTTCTTTAAGGGGTCAATCCTGGTGGGAACACTGGCAAGACTTGTCTTGCGGGAATCGCTGCAACAGCCACTGGTGGATGTGCATCCACTCGTGATTTTGGGCTGGTTGGGACTGGTCATTACAGCACTCAATCTGATGCCAGCGGGGCAATTAGATGGTGGGCGTATTGTGCAGGCGATTTACGGTCGCAAAGTGGCGGGACGTACCACGATTGGAACGATTATTGTGCTGGGACTGTTTGCAATTTTTAATCCGCTGGCACTGTACTGGGCAATCGTGGTGTTGTTCCTGCAACGTGAACTGGAGCGGCCGACCCTGAATGACCTGACAGAACCTGATGATACGAGGGCAGGGCTGGCTCTGCTGGCC
- a CDS encoding Hsp70 family protein: MGIAIDFGTSNTVIARWNRATQHPETLSLPGLTYKSGQNPPLIPSLVYVEDATKGQVVLGQSVRDRALDLATDSRFFRNFKRGIGAPVQGFLPELDGQVVSFEQVGQWFLTQIIQQLKAIAPEAGESLVFTVPVDSFETYRLWLGRVCESLQVEQVRMLDEPTAAALGYGLTNRQTLLVIDFGGGTLDLSLVQLDVGAGGQTRPLGFILKWGQKSFAEESGQKPKVARVLAKAGQNLGGSDIDNWLADYFGSTQGLPVTPLTIRLAERLKIQLSLQTQAQEVYFNDETFESYELQLNHAQFEDILKQHHFFDRLDDCMAQVLQQGRRQGLQIDDIDAVLLVGGTAQIPAVQQWVQQYFPPEKVRCERPFEAIAQGALQLSQGVELKDFLYHSYGIRYWDRRNNCHSWHPLIRAGQAYPMNNPVELLLGASLDDQPSIELIIGELGAEAEQTEVYFDGDRLVTRRLGAAQTQVQPLNDREGARSIAKLDPPGHPGSDRIKVLFWVDDQRFLRITVEDLLALRTLLENQPVVQLS; encoded by the coding sequence ATGGGCATTGCAATCGATTTTGGTACCAGTAATACAGTGATTGCCCGCTGGAACCGGGCAACCCAACACCCGGAAACCCTCAGCTTACCGGGCTTGACCTATAAATCAGGGCAGAATCCTCCCCTGATTCCCAGTCTGGTATATGTGGAAGATGCAACTAAAGGGCAGGTGGTCCTGGGACAGTCCGTCCGCGATCGCGCCCTTGACCTTGCCACTGATTCACGCTTTTTCCGCAACTTTAAGCGTGGTATCGGTGCTCCAGTCCAGGGATTTCTGCCAGAACTGGATGGGCAGGTTGTCAGCTTTGAACAGGTAGGGCAATGGTTTCTGACCCAGATCATCCAGCAGTTGAAGGCGATCGCACCTGAGGCCGGGGAATCTCTTGTGTTTACCGTCCCGGTAGATAGCTTTGAAACCTATCGACTGTGGTTAGGGCGCGTATGCGAGTCCCTCCAGGTTGAGCAGGTACGAATGCTGGATGAACCAACGGCTGCTGCCCTGGGATATGGGCTGACCAATCGGCAGACCCTGTTAGTGATTGATTTTGGCGGCGGCACTCTGGATCTGTCCCTGGTTCAACTGGATGTTGGGGCTGGCGGACAAACCAGACCCCTGGGCTTTATCCTCAAGTGGGGGCAAAAATCCTTTGCAGAGGAGTCGGGGCAGAAACCGAAAGTTGCCCGTGTACTGGCAAAAGCCGGGCAAAATCTGGGTGGGTCAGATATTGACAACTGGCTGGCTGACTATTTTGGCTCAACTCAAGGGCTGCCAGTCACCCCCCTGACTATTCGACTGGCAGAGCGGCTGAAAATTCAGCTTTCTTTGCAAACGCAGGCGCAGGAGGTGTACTTCAACGATGAAACCTTTGAGAGTTACGAACTCCAACTCAACCACGCCCAATTTGAGGACATCTTAAAGCAGCACCATTTCTTTGACCGGCTTGACGACTGTATGGCGCAGGTACTTCAGCAGGGTCGCAGGCAGGGTCTACAGATTGACGACATTGATGCCGTGCTACTGGTCGGTGGAACGGCACAAATTCCCGCCGTGCAACAGTGGGTGCAGCAGTACTTTCCGCCAGAAAAAGTTCGCTGTGAGCGGCCATTTGAAGCGATCGCCCAGGGTGCCTTGCAACTGAGCCAGGGGGTTGAGCTAAAAGACTTCCTGTACCACAGTTACGGCATTCGCTACTGGGATCGGCGGAATAACTGCCATAGCTGGCATCCTCTGATTCGGGCAGGGCAGGCATACCCCATGAACAATCCAGTTGAGTTGCTGCTGGGAGCTTCCCTGGATGATCAGCCCAGCATTGAATTGATTATTGGTGAATTGGGGGCAGAGGCAGAGCAGACAGAAGTATATTTTGATGGGGATCGTCTGGTGACCCGTCGCCTGGGTGCCGCCCAAACTCAAGTTCAACCCCTCAACGATCGGGAAGGTGCCCGCAGTATTGCTAAGCTTGACCCGCCCGGTCATCCGGGGAGCGATCGGATTAAAGTCCTGTTCTGGGTAGACGACCAGCGTTTCCTGCGCATTACCGTAGAAGATTTGCTGGCCCTACGAACATTGCTGGAGAACCAACCAGTGGTGCAGTTAAGTTGA
- the tsf gene encoding translation elongation factor Ts, which produces MAEITAKLVSELRQKTGAGMMDCKKALTENGGDLEKATEWLRKKGIASAEKKAGKTAAEGLVGSYIHTGGRLGVLVEVNCQTDFVARNEAFKKLVQDVAMQVAANTQVEYVRVSDIPAAIVEKEKAIEMGKDDLAGKPDNIKEKIVQGRIEKRLHELCLLSQPYIRDQNITVEELVKQHIAQLGENIQVRRFVRFVLGEGIEREETDFAAEVAAQMGTQTPEKTAEAPVAETLVAEEASVAEAPVAEEASVAKEPAKKETKKEGKKKKK; this is translated from the coding sequence ATGGCAGAAATTACAGCAAAACTGGTGAGTGAGCTGCGCCAGAAGACGGGCGCAGGTATGATGGACTGCAAGAAGGCGCTGACTGAAAATGGTGGCGACCTAGAGAAGGCAACGGAATGGCTCCGTAAAAAGGGAATTGCCTCTGCTGAGAAGAAAGCTGGTAAAACGGCGGCTGAAGGCTTAGTAGGTAGCTACATCCATACAGGTGGCCGCCTGGGTGTGCTAGTTGAAGTCAATTGTCAAACTGACTTTGTGGCACGGAATGAAGCATTCAAGAAACTGGTTCAAGATGTTGCCATGCAGGTGGCTGCCAACACCCAGGTGGAGTATGTCAGAGTAAGTGATATTCCAGCGGCGATCGTCGAAAAGGAGAAGGCGATCGAGATGGGCAAGGATGATCTGGCAGGGAAGCCCGACAATATCAAGGAAAAAATTGTTCAGGGACGGATTGAAAAACGGCTGCATGAACTCTGTTTATTAAGTCAACCCTACATTCGTGATCAGAATATTACGGTTGAAGAACTGGTGAAACAGCATATCGCCCAACTGGGTGAAAACATTCAGGTGCGCCGTTTCGTTCGGTTTGTTCTGGGCGAAGGAATTGAGCGGGAAGAAACGGACTTCGCGGCTGAGGTGGCAGCTCAAATGGGAACTCAAACTCCTGAAAAAACCGCAGAAGCCCCGGTGGCAGAAACCCTAGTGGCAGAAGAAGCTTCGGTAGCAGAAGCCCCTGTGGCAGAAGAAGCTTCGGTAGCGAAGGAACCTGCCAAAAAAGAAACGAAAAAGGAAGGCAAAAAGAAGAAAAAGTAG
- a CDS encoding vitamin K epoxide reductase family protein — translation MSSLVNRRRTTPWIHRWSRPLIGAIAILGAIITAYLTFARLTNTDAACPTEGCSQVLASSYATVFGLPLSLFGFLAYLGMATFALGPLAISPEKNRQLRTNLDQWTWLLLFIGATAMTVFSGYLMYIMFSQFVSQFGAGGICYFCLASAIFALSMFVLTLIGRAWDDIGQLLFIGVIVVMVTLVGTLAVYSGDGSNGDPAAQIRSGNGQVFFTIKNTSGPAEIELVRHLNQVGAKMYSAYWCPHCYEQKELLGVQAARQLNYIECAPDGINSQTALCQKIIPEAEKQTGQKFGFPTWEINGKYYSGTQSLQKLADLSGYKGPRNFQN, via the coding sequence ATGTCTAGTCTAGTCAACCGTCGCCGCACGACCCCCTGGATCCATCGCTGGTCTCGCCCACTCATTGGGGCGATCGCGATCCTGGGTGCCATCATCACGGCGTACCTCACCTTCGCCAGACTGACCAATACAGATGCTGCCTGCCCTACGGAAGGGTGTTCCCAGGTTCTCGCCAGTTCCTATGCCACAGTTTTTGGGTTGCCGCTTTCCCTGTTTGGCTTCCTTGCCTATCTTGGCATGGCAACGTTTGCCCTGGGTCCACTGGCAATCAGCCCCGAAAAAAACAGGCAACTCCGCACAAACCTGGATCAATGGACTTGGCTCCTGCTGTTCATCGGAGCAACCGCCATGACAGTCTTCAGCGGTTATCTGATGTACATCATGTTTTCCCAATTTGTTTCCCAGTTTGGAGCCGGGGGAATTTGTTACTTCTGCCTTGCCTCTGCCATTTTTGCCCTCAGTATGTTTGTCCTGACGCTAATTGGGCGTGCCTGGGATGACATTGGACAGTTACTGTTCATCGGTGTCATTGTTGTCATGGTGACACTGGTTGGGACGCTGGCAGTCTATTCCGGCGACGGTAGCAATGGTGATCCGGCTGCCCAGATCCGCTCAGGCAATGGACAGGTATTTTTCACAATCAAGAACACCTCTGGTCCGGCAGAAATTGAGCTGGTTCGCCATCTCAACCAGGTTGGGGCAAAAATGTATTCAGCCTACTGGTGCCCCCATTGCTATGAGCAAAAGGAACTGTTGGGTGTCCAGGCGGCCAGACAACTGAACTACATTGAATGTGCTCCGGACGGCATCAATTCTCAGACGGCCCTGTGTCAGAAAATTATTCCTGAGGCTGAGAAACAAACGGGTCAGAAATTTGGGTTCCCTACCTGGGAAATCAATGGCAAATATTATTCTGGAACCCAGTCCCTCCAGAAACTGGCTGATCTGTCAGGCTATAAGGGACCACGCAATTTCCAGAATTAG
- a CDS encoding sugar transferase — protein MTRFEEPGSQATIFTHECLIPLPASFTVIQAVDFKQKFQKTCEDNPDLAIVRLDFKQTIFMDSSGIGSLVGCWKIAQKQGIRLILQDVSPQVMSILALTDLDKLFEIEQAGATPPLHRTKTIPSSDPPFITHPSVKSRTKRLIDITGALVGLLITAVLLIPITIAIKLDNPGPIFFGQIRCSWMGRRFRMWKFRSMVSDAEKLKHLVENQACGAIFKNANDPRVTRVGRFLRKTSLDELPQFWNVLKGEMSLVGTRPPTPDEVERYEIPQWQRLDIKPGMTGEWQVNGRSSVKNFEDVVHLDLKYQENWSLLYDLKLILKTIWIIFNKNAGAM, from the coding sequence GTGACTAGATTTGAAGAACCAGGTAGTCAAGCGACAATCTTCACCCATGAATGCTTGATTCCTTTACCTGCCTCCTTCACCGTAATTCAGGCGGTTGACTTTAAACAAAAGTTCCAGAAAACCTGTGAAGATAACCCCGATCTGGCGATTGTTCGATTAGACTTCAAACAGACCATTTTCATGGATAGCAGTGGCATTGGCTCACTGGTTGGCTGCTGGAAAATTGCCCAAAAGCAGGGGATCCGGTTGATTCTGCAAGATGTTTCTCCTCAGGTCATGTCAATTCTGGCGCTGACCGATCTGGATAAGCTGTTTGAGATTGAGCAAGCAGGAGCTACACCTCCCCTGCACCGGACAAAAACCATCCCCTCCTCCGATCCTCCCTTCATCACTCATCCCTCTGTCAAATCGCGCACTAAACGACTGATTGACATTACAGGGGCACTGGTGGGTCTGTTGATCACGGCTGTTTTGTTGATTCCAATTACGATCGCAATTAAGCTGGACAACCCTGGCCCCATTTTTTTTGGTCAGATCCGGTGTTCCTGGATGGGCAGGCGCTTTCGGATGTGGAAGTTTCGCTCAATGGTATCCGACGCTGAAAAGTTAAAGCATCTGGTCGAAAACCAGGCATGTGGAGCTATTTTCAAAAATGCCAATGACCCACGAGTGACCCGGGTTGGTCGCTTTCTTCGCAAAACCAGCCTGGACGAGTTGCCTCAATTCTGGAATGTCCTTAAGGGAGAAATGAGCCTGGTGGGTACTCGCCCGCCGACCCCGGATGAGGTAGAACGCTATGAAATTCCTCAATGGCAACGGCTGGATATTAAACCTGGAATGACTGGCGAGTGGCAGGTGAATGGGCGATCGTCGGTCAAAAATTTTGAAGATGTTGTCCACCTGGATTTGAAATACCAGGAGAACTGGAGCCTGCTGTACGATTTAAAATTAATTTTGAAGACAATCTGGATTATTTTCAACAAAAATGCTGGGGCAATGTGA
- the rpsB gene encoding 30S ribosomal protein S2 codes for MPVVTLAQLLESGVHFGHQTRRWNPKMDPFIYTSRNGVHIIDLVQTAKLMDEAYNYVRSASEQGKRFLFIGTKRQAAGIVAQEASRCGAYYVNQRWLGGMLTNWVTIKTRVERLKELERREETGALDLLPKKEASVLRRELEKLQKYLGGIKLMRKVPDVVLIVDQRREYNAVQECQKLGIPIVSLLDTNCDPDVVDVPIPANDDAIRSIKLIVGRLADAIYEGRHGELEIEDDYEDYEGAEEEFDYDDNDTSFLPEEDEDSDE; via the coding sequence ATGCCAGTTGTTACGTTGGCTCAGTTATTGGAGTCAGGGGTTCACTTTGGGCATCAGACCCGCCGCTGGAACCCCAAAATGGATCCTTTTATTTACACGTCCCGTAATGGAGTTCACATCATTGACCTGGTGCAGACCGCCAAGTTGATGGATGAGGCTTACAACTATGTGCGTTCTGCTTCCGAGCAGGGCAAGCGGTTTCTGTTTATTGGTACCAAGCGGCAGGCAGCCGGAATTGTTGCTCAAGAAGCGTCCCGTTGCGGTGCTTACTATGTGAACCAGCGCTGGCTGGGTGGCATGTTGACGAACTGGGTCACAATTAAAACCCGAGTCGAGCGCCTGAAAGAACTGGAACGTCGTGAGGAAACTGGTGCTTTAGATCTGCTGCCCAAAAAGGAAGCCTCTGTTCTGCGCCGGGAACTGGAAAAGTTGCAAAAGTACCTGGGCGGCATCAAACTGATGCGGAAAGTTCCCGACGTTGTCCTGATCGTGGATCAGCGGCGCGAATATAACGCGGTTCAGGAATGTCAGAAGTTGGGGATCCCAATTGTGTCCTTACTCGATACCAATTGTGACCCGGATGTAGTAGATGTTCCGATTCCGGCAAACGATGATGCCATTCGGTCGATTAAGCTAATAGTGGGCAGATTGGCAGATGCGATCTACGAAGGTCGCCACGGTGAACTGGAAATCGAAGACGACTATGAGGACTACGAAGGTGCTGAAGAAGAGTTTGATTACGACGACAATGACACCTCTTTCCTTCCAGAGGAAGACGAAGACTCGGACGAATAA
- the btpA gene encoding photosystem I biogenesis protein BtpA: protein MDLEQIFKTPNPIIGVVHLLPLPTSACWGGNLKAVIDRAEQEATALASGGVDGIMVENFFDAPFTKDQVDPAVVSAMTLVVNRLMNMVTLPIGINVLRNDARSSLAIATCTRAQFIRVNVLTGVMATDQGLIEGRAHELLRYRRELGSQVQIFADVLVKHARPLSSPNLTVAVQDTIERGLADAIILSGWATGSPPSQEDLELASAAANGTPVLIGSGANWENIHTLMQAADGVIVSSSLKRHGRRDQPIDPIRVSRFVEATRRSCAAKVEPQSVSSVSVHS, encoded by the coding sequence GTGGATTTAGAACAGATATTCAAGACTCCCAACCCTATTATTGGTGTGGTTCATCTGCTGCCTTTACCGACCTCAGCCTGCTGGGGAGGCAATTTGAAGGCAGTCATCGATCGCGCTGAGCAGGAAGCTACCGCCCTCGCTTCGGGCGGGGTCGATGGGATCATGGTGGAAAACTTTTTTGATGCGCCTTTTACAAAAGACCAGGTAGACCCGGCTGTCGTTAGCGCTATGACCCTTGTGGTCAACCGCCTGATGAATATGGTGACGCTGCCGATTGGTATTAATGTACTGCGAAATGATGCTCGCAGTTCTCTGGCGATCGCCACCTGTACCCGGGCACAATTCATTCGAGTTAACGTTTTGACCGGTGTAATGGCAACTGACCAGGGCCTGATCGAGGGGCGCGCCCATGAATTGCTACGTTATCGGCGCGAACTGGGCAGTCAGGTCCAGATTTTTGCCGATGTGCTGGTTAAACACGCTCGCCCACTTAGTTCCCCTAACCTGACAGTCGCCGTTCAGGACACCATTGAGCGTGGGCTGGCTGATGCGATTATCCTTTCTGGCTGGGCAACAGGCAGCCCACCCAGCCAGGAGGACCTGGAACTGGCCAGTGCGGCTGCCAATGGCACCCCTGTCTTGATTGGTAGTGGAGCAAACTGGGAAAATATTCACACCCTGATGCAGGCAGCCGATGGGGTGATTGTTTCCAGTTCTCTGAAACGGCACGGTCGCCGCGACCAACCCATCGATCCCATTCGGGTCAGCCGATTTGTAGAAGCTACCCGCCGTAGCTGTGCTGCCAAGGTTGAACCTCAATCTGTTTCTTCCGTATCCGTACATTCCTGA